Proteins co-encoded in one Salvia splendens isolate huo1 chromosome 4, SspV2, whole genome shotgun sequence genomic window:
- the LOC121798464 gene encoding heavy metal-associated isoprenylated plant protein 8-like — MSVEHQKVEMEHNDHDHPNGVIILRVYIHCEGCGDEVFKCLRGYQGVDGVEIDAKNQKVIIKGEKADPIKLSQRLRKKTGKHVELIHPKLPKQDKEKEKTKEPPETIEVVLKINMHCDGCAKEVKCCIYDMEGVERVDVDVEKNVARVKGNMDPHKLVEFISNRGGRTAEIVQTDSINGEEKGKGEDRSCNCYASQQAVYAPQIFSDENPNACSVM; from the exons ATGAGCGTTGAGCACCAAAAAGTGGAGATGGAACACAATGACCACGACCATCCAAATGGTGTGATCATTTTGCGCGTTTATATTCATTGTGAGGGCTGTGGAGATGAAGTATTCAAATGCCTTCGTGGATACCAAG GTGTTGATGGGGTTGAGATTGATGCAAAGAATCAGAAAGTGATCATCAAGGGAGAAAAGGCCGATCCCATCAAATTATCTCAGAGATTAAGGAAGAAAACTGGAAAACACGTGGAACTCATTCATCCTAAGCTTCCCAAGcaagacaaggagaaggaaaaAACGAAGGAG CCTCCTGAGACGATTGAGGTTGTTTTGAAAATCAACATGCATTGCGATGGCTGCGCAAAAGAGGTCAAATGCTGCATCTACGACATGGAAG GGGTGGAAAGAGTTGATGTTGATGTGGAGAAGAATGTGGCGAGAGTGAAGGGAAACATGGATCCTCATAAACTTGTGGAGTTTATCAGCAACAGAGGTGGAAGGACTGCAGAAATTGTGCAAACTGATTCAATTAATGGTGAAGAAAAGGGAAAGGGAGAGGACAGATCTTGCAATTGCTATGCTTCACAACAAGCTGTGTATGCCCCCCAGATTTTCAGTGATGAGAATCCCAATGCTTGCTCTGTCATGTGA
- the LOC121798440 gene encoding uncharacterized protein LOC121798440 encodes MGKLICDSTASSPVILWRDPTTTPSSDQASVPPPQPEIAWESVPSLEDQQKRHLTRLYNKGVLWKHPEDKNLNIVFRLAHGGEVEADGNCLFTAARKSMGVEAAARELRLRTVKRFVEDLGSVDEVTRRFIESAIRHMYTPDLQSGWGIHVVQEVKLLAKKEDRVGLDSAIDELVQLGMHREMAAESIFKERCVAVDDGLSWSKYMSISGSGDDEYDIINLQYTEEGLLTVDENRDGHAAAFGDDIAIECLATEFKREIFVLQAHGSDAMVDEDNCVFFLPHRPRSEICEPPFFLFMKGTGWCGAGADHYEPLVAHRSVLSSPEKVALVL; translated from the exons ATGGGGAAGCTAATCTGCGACTCGACGGCGTCGTCCCCGGTGATCCTGTGGCGTGATCCGACCACCACCCCCTCCTCCGATCAGGCGTCGGTTCCGCCACCGCAGCCGGAGATCGCGTGGGAGAGCGTGCCGAGTCTGGAGGACCAGCAGAAGAGGCATCTCACGCGCCTCTACAACAAGGGGGTCCTCTGGAAGCACCCGGAGGATAAAAACCTCAACATTGTGTTCAGGCTCGCCCACGGCGGAGAGGTCGAAGCGGACGGTAACTGCCTCTTCACGGCGGCGCGTAAGTCCATGGGCGTCGAGGCGGCTGCGCGTGAGCTCCGCCTGAGGACGGTGAAACGCTTCGTCGAGGATCTCGGATCGGTGGACGAGGTGACGAGGAGGTTCATCGAATCGGCGATTAGGCACATGTACACGCCAGATCTGCAGTCAGGTTGGGGGATCCATGTGGTCCAGGAGGTTAAGCTGTTGGCCAAAAAGGAAGATCGGGTGGGTTTGGATTCCGCCATTGATGAGCTTGTGCAGCTCGGTATGCACAG AGAAATGGCTGCTGAGTCTATTTTCAAAGAAAGATGTGTAGCTGTAGATGATGGACTGAGTTGGTCCAAGTACATGTCCATATCAGGCTCCGGGGATGACGAATACGATATCATCAATCTGCAATATACTGAGGAGGGTTTATTGACAGTGGATGAAAACAGAGACGGCCATGCGGCTGCCTTTGGAGATGACATAGCAATAGAATGTCTTGCCACAGAGTTCAAAAGAGAAATCTTTGTG CTGCAAGCACACGGATCGGATGCGATGGTTGATGAGGACAACTGTGTATTCTTCTTGCCTCATCGGCCAAGGAGTGAGATATGCGAGCCACCATTCTTTCTGTTCATGAAAGGAACGGGATGGTGCGGGGCTGGAGCAGATCATTATGAGCCTTTGGTGGCGCACCGCTCAGTGCTTAGCTCCCCAGAGAAAGTAGCTTTGGTGCTTTAG